In the genome of Nocardiopsis composta, one region contains:
- a CDS encoding glycosyltransferase family 4 protein, with protein MSRTLIVTNDFPPQTGGIQAFVHELALRRPPESVVVYCSTPSARRVPRGEVDAFDLAQPFPVVRERTPVLLPAPQVVDRACRIARLEGCDTALFGAAAPLGLMGRALRRAGVRRSVALTHGHEAGWALLPGARSALRRVGDSVDVLTYLGDYTRARIGRALSPAAAARMRRLAPGVDAERFRPGAGGDEVRKRHGIAGRPVAVCVSRLVRRKGQDTLLRAWPRVLADVPDAVLLVVGGGPDRARLESLAREGGAAGSVVFTGDVPAAELPAHYDAGDVFAMPCRTRNGGLDVEGLGIVFLEASAAGLPVIAGDSGGAPDAVLDGETGLIVDGTRPGPAARALIRLLSAPEAAARMGARGREWVRQEWGWDRTADQLGELLRL; from the coding sequence GTGTCGCGCACTCTGATCGTCACCAACGACTTCCCCCCGCAGACCGGCGGGATCCAGGCGTTCGTCCACGAGCTGGCGCTGCGCCGGCCGCCGGAGTCGGTCGTCGTCTACTGCTCGACGCCGAGCGCGCGCCGGGTGCCCCGCGGCGAGGTCGATGCGTTCGACCTGGCCCAGCCGTTCCCGGTGGTGCGCGAGCGCACCCCGGTGCTGCTCCCGGCGCCGCAGGTGGTCGACAGGGCGTGCAGGATCGCCCGGCTGGAGGGCTGCGACACCGCGCTGTTCGGCGCGGCCGCGCCGCTCGGCCTGATGGGCCGGGCCCTGCGCCGGGCCGGGGTGCGCCGCTCGGTCGCGCTGACCCACGGCCACGAGGCCGGCTGGGCGCTGCTTCCGGGAGCGCGCTCGGCACTGCGCCGGGTCGGCGACTCGGTGGACGTCCTCACCTACCTGGGGGACTACACCAGGGCCAGGATCGGGCGGGCGCTCTCCCCGGCGGCGGCCGCCCGGATGCGCCGGCTCGCCCCGGGCGTCGACGCCGAGCGCTTCCGGCCCGGCGCCGGCGGGGACGAGGTCCGCAAGCGGCACGGGATCGCCGGGCGCCCGGTCGCGGTCTGCGTCTCCCGCCTGGTCCGCCGCAAGGGCCAGGACACCCTGCTGCGGGCCTGGCCGCGGGTGCTGGCCGACGTGCCCGACGCGGTGCTGCTGGTGGTCGGCGGCGGCCCGGACCGGGCCCGGCTGGAGTCGCTGGCCCGGGAGGGCGGAGCCGCGGGCTCGGTGGTCTTCACCGGCGACGTCCCGGCCGCGGAGCTGCCCGCCCACTACGACGCGGGGGACGTCTTCGCGATGCCCTGCCGCACCCGCAACGGCGGCCTGGACGTCGAAGGGCTGGGGATCGTCTTCCTGGAGGCATCGGCGGCCGGCCTCCCGGTGATCGCCGGCGACTCCGGCGGCGCCCCCGACGCCGTCCTGGACGGCGAGACGGGCCTGATCGTCGACGGCACCCGCCCCGGACCCGCCGCCCGGGCCCTGATCCGCCTCCTGAGCGCCCCAGAGGCCGCGGCCCGGATGGGCGCCCGGGGCCGCGAATGGGTCCGCCAGGAGTGGGGCTGGGACCGCACCGCGGACCAGCTCGGCGAACTGCTCCGGCTCTGA
- a CDS encoding AMP-dependent synthetase/ligase has translation MREFSRPVKVEISPGARLPDTVFARAAEEPGTVALRRQESGQWRDVTCKEFRDDVVALAKALIAAGIEHGDRVGLIARTRYEWTAIDYAIWSVGAVTVPIYETSSAEQVQWILGDSGSKAVFVETAEHAARVEEVRADLPGLAHVWEIENGGVDEFTATGAGIEESAVEERRTAGGVDELATLIYTSGTTGRPKGCELTHRNLLFTILNVIRGPLEEVFTLEGRSTLLFLPLAHSFARIIQIGCIESKTVLGHFPTTGPELIDTLAVYKPTFLLAVPRVFEKVFNKAEQKATSEGRGKIFHAAAETAIAYSKALSTGSVPFGLRLKHALFAKLVYGKILAAVGGQARYAVSGGSALGERLGHFFRGVGLTIIEGYGLTETSAPTAVNTPSLNKIGTVGTPFPGVSIRIGEDGEVLCKGDHVMRGYWNNEAATRDAFDEDGWYRTGDLGSLDDDGYLSITGRKKEIIVTAAGKNVAPAVIEDRIRGHALVSQCMVVGDNRKFVSALITIDPEAFEFWKKQNGKSGDVPSLVNDPDLVAAVQEAVDDANKAVSRAESVRKFTILPVDFSEEGGQMTASLKVKRHVVAKQFGTEIDKLYEETA, from the coding sequence GTGCGCGAATTCAGCCGGCCCGTCAAAGTCGAGATCTCCCCGGGAGCGCGCCTTCCCGACACCGTGTTCGCGCGCGCCGCGGAGGAGCCGGGCACCGTCGCCCTGCGCCGCCAGGAGTCCGGCCAGTGGCGGGACGTCACCTGCAAGGAGTTCCGCGACGACGTGGTCGCGCTCGCCAAAGCCCTGATCGCCGCCGGCATCGAGCACGGCGACCGGGTGGGGCTGATCGCCCGCACCCGTTACGAGTGGACCGCGATCGACTACGCGATCTGGTCGGTCGGCGCGGTCACCGTCCCGATCTACGAGACCTCCTCCGCCGAGCAGGTGCAGTGGATCCTCGGCGACTCCGGCAGCAAGGCGGTGTTCGTGGAGACCGCCGAGCACGCCGCGCGCGTCGAGGAGGTCCGCGCCGACCTCCCCGGCCTCGCCCACGTGTGGGAGATCGAGAACGGCGGGGTCGACGAGTTCACCGCGACCGGCGCCGGGATCGAGGAGTCCGCGGTCGAGGAGCGCCGCACCGCCGGCGGCGTCGACGAACTCGCCACCCTCATCTACACCTCGGGCACCACCGGCCGCCCCAAGGGCTGCGAGCTGACCCACCGGAACCTGCTGTTCACCATCCTCAACGTGATCCGGGGGCCGCTGGAGGAGGTCTTCACCCTGGAGGGCCGGTCCACCCTGCTCTTCCTCCCGCTCGCGCACTCCTTCGCCCGCATCATCCAGATCGGCTGCATCGAGTCCAAGACGGTGCTGGGCCACTTCCCGACCACCGGCCCCGAGCTCATCGACACCCTCGCGGTGTACAAGCCGACCTTCCTGCTCGCGGTGCCGCGGGTGTTCGAGAAGGTCTTCAACAAGGCGGAGCAGAAGGCGACCTCGGAGGGGCGCGGCAAGATCTTCCACGCCGCGGCCGAGACCGCCATCGCCTACAGCAAGGCGCTGAGCACCGGGAGCGTCCCGTTCGGGCTGCGCCTCAAGCACGCCCTGTTCGCCAAGCTGGTCTACGGCAAGATCCTGGCGGCGGTCGGCGGGCAGGCCCGGTACGCGGTCTCCGGCGGCTCCGCCCTGGGCGAGCGGCTCGGCCACTTCTTCCGCGGGGTGGGCCTGACCATCATCGAGGGCTACGGCCTCACCGAGACCTCCGCGCCCACCGCGGTGAACACCCCGTCGCTGAACAAGATCGGCACGGTGGGCACCCCGTTCCCCGGCGTCTCCATCCGGATCGGCGAGGACGGCGAGGTGCTGTGCAAGGGCGACCACGTGATGCGCGGCTACTGGAACAACGAGGCCGCCACCCGGGACGCCTTCGACGAGGACGGCTGGTACCGCACCGGTGACCTGGGCTCCCTCGACGACGACGGCTACCTCAGCATCACCGGCCGGAAGAAGGAGATCATCGTGACCGCGGCGGGCAAGAACGTCGCCCCCGCGGTGATCGAGGACCGGATCCGCGGCCACGCCCTGGTCAGCCAGTGCATGGTGGTGGGCGACAACCGCAAGTTCGTCTCGGCGCTGATCACCATCGACCCCGAGGCGTTCGAGTTCTGGAAGAAGCAGAACGGCAAGAGCGGCGACGTCCCCTCCCTGGTGAACGACCCCGACCTGGTCGCGGCGGTCCAGGAGGCCGTGGACGACGCCAACAAGGCGGTCTCCCGCGCCGAGTCGGTCCGCAAGTTCACCATCCTCCCGGTCGACTTCAGCGAGGAGGGCGGCCAGATGACCGCCTCCCTGAAGGTCAAGCGGCACGTCGTCGCCAAGCAGTTCGGCACGGAGATCGACAAGCTCTACGAAGAGACCGCCTGA
- a CDS encoding ROK family glucokinase → MALTIGVDIGGTKIAAGVVDPEGRILRQAKRPTPFGDGELLAEAVAELVGELRKEGDGEEVAGIGVGTAGFVDENRSRIVLAGNLGLAGDPVRERIARRLDLPVVVENDANAAAWAEVRFGAGRGCRDAVVVTLGTGVGGAIIMDGELRRGRFGAAGEIGHYRMVPFGRRCACGNQGCWEQYASGRALVAEARDLAAADPDRAARLLELAGGDPGRIEGPEITRAAREGDQGAIDCFATVGAWVGAGLADLAAILDPECFVIGGGVSEAGDLVLAPAREAYARAVTGRATRRLAEVRAAELGSAAGIIGAADLALR, encoded by the coding sequence ATGGCGTTGACGATCGGCGTCGACATCGGCGGAACCAAGATCGCCGCGGGCGTCGTCGACCCGGAGGGGCGCATCCTGCGCCAGGCCAAGCGCCCCACCCCCTTCGGTGACGGCGAGCTGCTCGCGGAGGCCGTCGCCGAGCTCGTCGGGGAGCTGCGCAAGGAGGGCGACGGGGAGGAGGTCGCCGGGATCGGGGTCGGCACCGCCGGGTTCGTCGACGAGAACCGCTCCCGCATCGTGCTGGCCGGCAACCTCGGCCTGGCCGGCGACCCGGTCCGGGAACGCATCGCGCGCCGGCTCGACCTGCCGGTGGTGGTGGAGAACGACGCCAACGCCGCGGCCTGGGCCGAGGTCCGGTTCGGCGCGGGCCGCGGGTGCCGGGACGCCGTCGTCGTCACCCTCGGCACCGGGGTGGGCGGCGCGATCATCATGGACGGCGAGCTGCGCCGCGGCCGCTTCGGCGCCGCGGGCGAGATCGGCCACTACCGGATGGTGCCCTTCGGCCGCCGGTGCGCCTGCGGCAACCAGGGGTGCTGGGAGCAGTACGCCAGCGGCCGCGCGCTGGTCGCCGAGGCCCGGGATCTGGCCGCCGCCGACCCGGACCGCGCCGCCCGCCTGCTGGAGCTGGCCGGCGGCGACCCCGGGCGGATCGAGGGCCCGGAGATCACCCGCGCCGCCCGGGAGGGCGACCAGGGCGCGATCGACTGCTTCGCCACGGTGGGCGCCTGGGTCGGCGCCGGCCTGGCCGACCTCGCCGCGATCCTCGATCCGGAGTGCTTCGTCATCGGCGGCGGCGTCTCCGAGGCCGGCGACCTGGTCCTCGCCCCGGCCCGGGAGGCCTACGCCCGCGCGGTCACCGGCCGCGCCACCCGCAGGCTGGCCGAGGTCCGCGCCGCCGAACTCGGCTCCGCCGCCGGCATCATCGGCGCGGCCGACCTGGCCCTGCGCTGA
- a CDS encoding endonuclease/exonuclease/phosphatase family protein gives MATPEMRLVSYNVRALRDSAAAVARVVRACNPDVLCLQEAPRLLLWRHWRRRLARETGLVPAVSRRPGGLAVLVRPGVAVLEARHRRLSRRPGLHLRAVSVAVLDIGGRRLAVGCTHLDLEERARLEHAREALDHLDRAALRYDAPAVLAGDVNCGPDGEAWRYLTRGLADAAAAAPLGEAATFTSRRPRSRIDGIFTDPAIGVAGAGVPVDLVRAEDMAAASDHRPLLALLRL, from the coding sequence GTGGCGACACCCGAGATGAGGCTGGTCAGCTACAACGTGCGCGCACTGCGCGACTCCGCCGCCGCGGTGGCCAGGGTCGTCAGGGCGTGCAATCCGGACGTGCTCTGCCTGCAGGAGGCGCCGCGGCTGCTGCTGTGGCGGCACTGGAGGCGGCGGCTGGCCCGGGAGACCGGGCTGGTGCCCGCGGTCAGCCGGCGGCCCGGCGGGCTGGCGGTGCTGGTCCGCCCGGGGGTGGCCGTGCTGGAGGCGCGGCACCGGAGGCTGAGCCGCCGCCCCGGCCTGCACCTGCGGGCGGTCTCGGTGGCGGTGCTGGACATCGGCGGCCGCCGCCTCGCGGTCGGCTGCACCCACCTGGACCTGGAGGAGCGCGCCCGGCTGGAGCACGCCCGGGAGGCACTGGACCACCTGGACCGGGCGGCGCTCCGGTACGACGCGCCGGCGGTGCTGGCCGGTGACGTCAACTGCGGCCCGGACGGCGAGGCGTGGCGGTACCTCACCCGGGGCCTCGCCGACGCGGCGGCCGCCGCACCGCTCGGCGAGGCCGCCACCTTCACCTCGCGGCGCCCGCGCAGCCGGATCGACGGGATCTTCACCGACCCCGCCATCGGGGTCGCCGGCGCGGGCGTCCCGGTCGACCTGGTGCGCGCCGAGGACATGGCGGCGGCCAGCGACCACCGCCCGCTCCTGGCCCTGCTCCGGCTCTGA
- a CDS encoding lysophospholipid acyltransferase family protein, with the protein MFYWVVKAILGPVLAVLWQPRAYGVENVPRQGPAIMVSNHLSFSDHFFGPLPLPRKITFLAKAEYFTGTGVKGLVSRLFFSGVGQIPIDRSGGKASEAALRTGLKVLKQGKLLGIYPEGTRSPDGRLYRGRTGVARLALESRAPVVPMAMINLDKIMPPGQTVPKLGIRPKVVFGEPLDFSRYYGMEKDPRVLRAVTDEIMYALMALSGQEYVDRYAQSVKRELEAAAKEERKEQHADAKERRRADRAKRKSERKARREEKRAAKKD; encoded by the coding sequence GTGTTCTACTGGGTTGTGAAGGCGATTCTGGGCCCGGTGCTGGCGGTGCTGTGGCAGCCGCGCGCCTACGGGGTCGAGAACGTCCCCCGGCAGGGCCCCGCGATCATGGTCAGCAACCACCTGTCCTTCTCGGACCACTTCTTCGGGCCGCTCCCCCTCCCCCGCAAGATCACCTTCCTGGCCAAGGCGGAGTACTTCACCGGCACCGGGGTCAAGGGGCTGGTCAGCCGGCTGTTTTTCAGCGGCGTGGGGCAGATCCCGATCGACCGCTCCGGCGGCAAGGCCAGTGAGGCGGCGCTGCGCACCGGCCTGAAGGTGCTCAAGCAGGGCAAGCTGCTCGGCATCTACCCGGAGGGCACCCGCTCCCCCGACGGCCGGCTGTACCGCGGGCGCACCGGCGTGGCCCGGCTGGCCCTGGAGTCCCGGGCCCCGGTCGTGCCGATGGCGATGATCAACCTGGACAAGATCATGCCGCCCGGGCAGACCGTGCCCAAGCTCGGCATCCGCCCCAAGGTCGTCTTCGGCGAACCGCTCGACTTCTCCCGCTACTACGGCATGGAGAAGGACCCCCGGGTGCTGCGCGCGGTGACCGACGAGATCATGTACGCGCTGATGGCCCTCTCCGGCCAGGAGTACGTGGACCGCTACGCCCAGTCGGTCAAGCGCGAGCTGGAGGCGGCGGCCAAGGAGGAGCGCAAGGAGCAGCACGCCGACGCCAAGGAGCGCCGGCGCGCCGACCGGGCCAAGCGCAAGAGCGAGCGGAAGGCCCGCCGCGAGGAGAAGCGCGCGGCGAAGAAGGACTGA
- a CDS encoding alpha/beta hydrolase, whose product MPLLPGAEPFSRTGGPTGVLLCHGFTGSPRSMRPWAEHLADAGLTVELPLLPGHGTSWQEMNLTGSAQWLAAVEAALLDLWDRCDEVFVMGLSMGGCLALRLAQLHPGAVAGVVLVNPSLALETPLLLAAPLLKHVLPSTKGLADDIKRPGVGEGGYDRVPTAAAATLPALWRATQRGMASVQAPVLAYRSPEDHVIGPQSLRILTSRAVNTEVTVRSLDNSYHVATLDNDAAVIFEESLGFVREHSRSGEGRQR is encoded by the coding sequence ATGCCGCTGCTGCCCGGCGCAGAACCGTTCAGCCGCACCGGCGGCCCCACCGGGGTGCTGCTCTGCCACGGGTTCACCGGGTCGCCGCGCTCGATGCGGCCGTGGGCCGAGCACCTCGCCGACGCCGGGCTCACCGTGGAGCTGCCGCTGCTGCCCGGGCACGGCACCAGCTGGCAGGAGATGAACCTCACCGGCAGCGCCCAGTGGCTCGCCGCGGTCGAGGCGGCCCTGCTGGACCTGTGGGACCGGTGCGACGAGGTGTTCGTGATGGGGCTGTCGATGGGCGGGTGCCTGGCCCTGCGCCTCGCCCAGCTGCATCCCGGCGCGGTGGCCGGGGTCGTGCTGGTCAACCCGTCCCTGGCGCTGGAGACCCCGCTGCTCCTCGCCGCCCCGCTGCTGAAGCACGTGCTGCCGTCCACCAAGGGGCTGGCCGACGACATCAAGCGGCCCGGCGTCGGGGAGGGCGGCTACGACCGGGTGCCGACGGCGGCCGCCGCGACACTCCCGGCGCTGTGGCGCGCAACACAGCGGGGGATGGCCTCGGTGCAGGCGCCGGTTCTGGCCTACCGAAGTCCGGAAGATCATGTCATCGGGCCGCAGAGTCTGCGTATCCTCACGAGTAGGGCGGTCAACACGGAGGTGACCGTCCGCTCATTGGACAACAGCTACCATGTCGCCACCCTGGACAACGATGCGGCCGTGATCTTCGAGGAAAGCCTCGGGTTCGTGCGCGAGCACAGCAGAAGCGGGGAAGGAAGACAGCGATGA